In a genomic window of Oncorhynchus gorbuscha isolate QuinsamMale2020 ecotype Even-year unplaced genomic scaffold, OgorEven_v1.0 Un_scaffold_2300, whole genome shotgun sequence:
- the LOC124025599 gene encoding ecto-ADP-ribosyltransferase 5-like gives SYKGCEEKMRGKVHDYYLPKERGENEDFNQAWTAAENHYTKKGKLSKNYSLAIQVYVNATSNVYKSFNAATRTQKKSYTTTFQYHSLHFLLTNALRILNKNNKRFQTFRGTNVSFHGVRNTEMRFGQFTSSSLDKKITKHFGNRSCFEVTTYFGAPLGEYASQMAHEKEVLIPPYEVFKITEVLKRTDKKDLWCDVVYKLQSTKKGKSDLKCQMVGPLQGESN, from the coding sequence TCTTACAAGGGCTGTGAGGAGAAGATGCGCGGGAAGGTGCATGACTATTACCTgccaaaagagagaggagagaacgaagATTTCAACCAGGCTTGGACCGCTGCTGAGAACCATTACACAAAAAAAGGAAAACTGTCTAAAAACTATTCCCTGGCAATCCAGGTGTATGTGAATGCAACATCCAACGTCTACAAGTCATTCAACGCTGCCACTCGTACCCAAAAGAAGAGCTACACCACAACATTCCAGTACCACTCCCTGCACTTCCTTCTGACCAATGCTTTACGAATCCTGAACAAGAATAATAAGCGTTTCCAAACATTCCGAGGAACCAACGTGTCTTTCCACGGAGTCCGAAATACTGAAATGCGATTCGGACAGTTCACCTCGAGCTCTTTAGACAAGAAAATCACTAAACACTTTGGAAATCGCTCCTGTTTTGAGGTCACCACCTACTTTGGTGCCCCACTGGGGGAGTACGCATCTCAGATGGCTCATGAGAAGGAGGTGCTGATTCCTCCCTACGAGGTGTTCAAAATTACAGAGGTGCTGAAGAGAACAGACAAGAAAGACCTCTGGTGTGATGTCGTTTACAAATTGCAGAGTACTAAGAAAGGAAAAAGTGACCTGAAATGCCAGATGGTTGGACCACTCCAAGGAGAGTCAAATTAA